The Epinephelus lanceolatus isolate andai-2023 chromosome 16, ASM4190304v1, whole genome shotgun sequence nucleotide sequence AAGTGTACTGCTTGGCCCTGTATTACAGCACTAACAAGCTCTCCCCTCTTGTCCAGCTGTGATCATTGTGAGTCACGACGCCCGGCTCATCACAGAGACTCAGTGCCAGCTGTGGGTGGTGGAGGACTGTACTATCAACCAGATTGATGGAGACTTTGACGATTACAAGCGGGAGGTGCTGGAGTCCCTGGGAGAGACAGTGGTCAACAAGGTCAACCCTTGATCACACAGCCACTGTCAGGACACAATGCTGTGCTACACCGTGTCCCTCCGTCGTGTGCTACACCGTGTCCCTCCGTCGTATGCTACATACACTCCATCTGGGCCCAGTTGGCTTTTCTCTCTATTAAACATTGCTAAGTAAAAGGTTGGCTTTGTTGGGGCTATGTTTTCCCTATCTTTTGGTCTAGAACATCTGTAACAGCATGAAGTTGGACAGATCCTGGAGGGTGGTTCCTACTGTTGATTTCTATAAATATAGGAGGTAAAAATGTGTCTGCTCAAGATCTACAAAAGctaaacaataaaattaaacaattttttctCCATGTTTCTATTGTGCAGTTTATTTACATACCAGAAGGATATGAAATTCACATGGTCCAGTAGATGTACATATGTATAGCAAACCAGACAGTTATTGAATTACGGGCAGCAACATCACAACGATATCACCAAATGAACTGCCTCTGGAGTCTCCATCACTTTAAGTAAGCCTTGTATGTCTTCTTCACCTTGGCCACTTCAGTCTCATCAGGTGTTATTTCACTGTACCATTTATACCAGGTGTCACCCGAGGTTAAGGAATGAGGAGGTGGTGTGGACCCCACAGCATCATGGGTATTGGAGTAATCCTCCCCTGAAAATTCCACATATGGAATCTGAAAGGGGAGTAAGCCTGAAAGAGAGGACAGGGTGTTGGAATTGATGCCTGACTGGTTCCGTTATTAAAATAATCACTTTAAtcatctgatgacatcacagagaaATTCCTTCAGTTCACCTAACCCGCAGAACCTGCTGTGCCCCACTCCAACAAGCTGCTTCACCACTGGCTTTTCAATGAGTCAGTGCTCCAACAGGGTTTTCCACTCTCACAACAGGGCACACTTGAGATTATAATATCTATAAATGCAAACAATTTCAAAACTGCATCTAAAtgatattacatttacaaagcATCCGACTCAAAAGCTGCATATGTAGTATTTACATCAGAGGTGCGACCAAGTCGTTGTTTTGCAAGTCCCAGTAAACAgagttttgagtcctaaacaagtaaTAATGCACTCTTGACCAAATGTCATGCCATTTTAAGAGTAAATAATAAATTACAAATatcatgaatgcttttaaaaatttgtatttatctgtTGAAACATGTTCATTACAACAAGTGCAGCTGAAATTTATCATAAAAAAGTAGTGCTGACATCGCACTTTCAAAGCATGAAGCACTATTAACCATAACAGAATGAATTTTTGTGTTTCTGGCCTGTCTTGCTGTAAAGTAATCCTGTATTTGGGAAAAAACGTGCCAATTATTGGCACCCTTCTATAATGTCGTCTgtaatgacatgacaacacacaaccaCCTTTGGATGATATTTTTTCTGTTGGCACACTGGTGGAGGTGCAGCAGTATGGCTCAATGTGGATGAACACATTACGAGacaatgtaaatgtaatatcCAAAATCCTATTGGTAACGcattatattactttgttactgctaaaaCGCAATATATTACGTAATAAATTACAAAAGTAGCACGTTATCCCAACACTGAGAAGTGTGAGCTTCAATTTGTCAGAACCCCCAAACCAGGGAAGTTATTTTAGCAGCGTGCAGAGAAATTATGCTTGGTGTTTGGCAATATCTGGTCAGCTCTTATGATCATCCTTCAAACTGTTGAGATTGAACGTTGGCCAATCGATCAGTACCCTTATCTACAGGTGTTCAATTTATAACCCTCACTCATCACCTGCTCTGGCTGCTTAAGTAGAGAGGGCAAGTTGATTGCATACCGGGAGATTTTTAAATACTGCAGCAGCGCTCATCATTTAGCAGTGGCAGAGTGCTGCTGTGCTAATTACACACAGGGAAACAGTGCAGGATATGAAGGAAATAACAAGGATTTGCAGCACACTTAATAACTTTTCAATCTTTGGGCTTGAGGAAAGGTATCAAATACTTTCTTGTCCAAAGGCTGAAGTCCcagtgaagtcacaagtcatttgCAAGTATGCAAgtatcaattcaattcaattttatttataaagcccaatatcacaaatcacaatttgcctcacagggctttacagcatacgacatccctctgtcctttggaccctcacagcggataaggaaaactccccacaaaaaaaaaaccctttaacgggggaaaaaaaacggtagaaacctcaggaagagcaactgaggagggatccctcttccaggacggacagacgtgaaAGTTAAAGAGATCAAATCTGTGACTCAAATCGAGATTTGAGTCCCAAGTCATATGATTTCCACACCTCTGAATCACATCCCCATATTGAAGTTGCAATACCACAAAGCAAAAAGGCTAAATTTAAGGTGATAATCCTAATTTCTATCAGCAGTATTTTACTGGGCCTTTGCATAAAATGAATATAGTGGCAGGACATCCACAAGTGTTGCAAATTAATACTAGTCACTCCCATTACCCCAATGGCTGCTGAGGTCTTAAAAACAGTCTACTGTattttagggctgcacaattctTGATAAATGAgaatcacatttttgttttggtcaTCTATGGCCTGACCTCACAGATAGTTTGTGGCTAATTTGATTGGTTAATTGTTAGCAAAGTGGCAGGTTCAGGAAGACTGTCAGCCTAGAAGTGCAATTGTGCGTGCTGCAGCTGGGACAAATTATGAGCACTCATTCTAAATATGCAATTCTCCAAAGCAAATATGGCACAATGGCTATCCTTCAGAAATGAGATTGCATTTATGAATCAAGAGTGTGATCTTTTAACAATcaatcgtgcagccctactgGATTTGAAAATTTGCCAGATCAGTTTCTATCTTTTACTCCTCGATCCATCTCACCTGAGGCAGCTGTGAACTAATTTGAGATGAAGATACTTTGTAACTTTTAACAAATTCCTATTAAAATGCAGCCTTAGTCCTAATATAACATGTAGCAGGACTGAAAGTCAAAACCTAATTTAGGATTAGCTTTTGAAAAATACTGGGTTGTACAGGGGACATGGGAAATTGTACTTTCTGCTGCCACTAGGTGGCAATCCAGAGTCACATTTACTGAGGGTACCTGTAAGTATGCCATGTGACATGGcgtgttatcctgctggaagtagccatcagaagatgggtacactgtggtcataaaggaaTGGATACAGTctgcaacaatactcaggtaggtaGGCTGTGTTTaaatgctcagttggtactaaggggcccaaagtgtgccaagaaaatatcccccacaccagtAAACCACCAGCAtaaaccgttgatacaaggcaggatgaatccatgctttcatgttgcttatgccaaattctgacccaaccatctgaatgtcgctGCAGAatcaagactcatcagaccaggcaacgtttttttcaatcttctattgtccaattttggtgagcctgtgtgaattgtagcctcagtttcctgttcttagctAACTGAGGTGGCACCctgtgtggtcttctgctgctatagcccatctgcttcaaggtttaatgtgttgtttgttcagagatggtcatctgcataccttggttgtaacgactggttatttgagttactgatGCCTGTCTATCatccagtctggccattctcctctgacctctgacatcaACAAGGAATTTTGGCCCAGAAAACTGtcgctcactggatattttctctttttcgcaccatcctctgtaaaccttAGGAATGGTTGtatgtgaaaatcccagtagatcagcagtttctgaaattcTCAGACCAgtctgtctggcaccaacaaccatgccatgttTAACGTCACAGAagtcacctttcttccccattctgatgcaaCAAGTTTCCCCAGCCCTTTGGAAGTCCTTTTATCCTCATAATCTGAAGTGTTGTTTGGTGTTACGTACCATGATCTCTTGCTGTGTTGATGGTCTCATGAAGCTTCTTCTGCTGTTTcatacacacacctgcagaTAGTACAACCAACACAACATGAGCCATCTGATAGTGGACTAGAAGACCCTTATGCATCAATACATGTGCTCACTTTGGTGACATATTGACTCACCAGTCAGAGTGGGATCATACACCATTCCACTGTGGGGACTAATGAACTGCTGCAACAGTTTCACATTCTGCAGGAGAAGATGCATTTGGGTTGGCATACCATCATAGAGGAAATGAGGTAATCAGTTGAACTGCACAATGTCACAACATAAAGCTATACATGTTATATGGAACTGTGCCCTGATGATGTGATTTTGATACCACAACAGCTAATTCTTTACTGCCAATATTACTGTGGCCCTGAGAGCTCAACACTTCAAATAgagaaaatatacaaataagcaaaacacaattttaaaaaacatcaactTGACAACACATCACCATCTAGAATAGGTAGCAAATAAAGAAAACTCAACTAGATAGAGAAAATTGTGCAGAAAAGCCCTGCAAATAGCACACCAAGCCAGTGGAAACTTTTTCCAGGGGACACTAAACACAGTGGGGACGTGCTTGTTGGAATCAGCTCCTCGTCAGTGGTTTTagaaaattaacaaaaatgtagttaggtttttctgtttttggggtttttttttacattgtgatgGCATGATTCAGATATAACTGCAGATCTGCTGTTAACCTAGTGTTAGCCTTCTGCTTATTATTAACCTGCCAATTCGAATAATCTTACAAAATACACAGTTAATTGTGAAACAGGCTCATGTTGTTCGCTGGCTATAATATTCATGGTTCCTTTTGGAACCTGTAACACCAAGTGAAGCTTGCGGTAGTTTTTACTAACATGACTATTAAAATGAAACCTCTCACTTTGCATCTTTTGTTTATTAGTTTACAATGAAGAAACTGCTGCCTGTTGTTTCATTACACAAAGagtaaatatacatttttattattcataCCATCCAGCTGCAACTTCATTTGATTTGTTTGAAACCACTAATGaaactttgttttaattttgtccTTGAACATTACTTGGTGCAGTTCTGAAAGAAACTACTGCCAACTAACTTAACATTCATTGTACTGATGATGAGTAACACGAAATATGAGGTCATTTAGAAACAATGCTTTCATGGTcagtattttaattttacactgtaaaatgtcccACTCAGTGAATATCAAGATCACAATTCTTTAATAACCACATTTTAGGATCCTTataaaaatagagcttgttatgtgtgtttatgacaaaAGTAATATGGCTGGTGTATACTTCTCAGATATTTTACCTTTGGAATTTAGAGTTTTATCAGTTTAATCAGTCTAGATTAGTCTAGACTAGATCAGTCTGATTATTGTGATTTACATTGGATGGCTGATGCCCACGGattttgacaaaatgctgtGACCCAGATTTTACTTGAATTCCTAAACCATTTTTCTTGTGGTCCTTGTATTTAAAGCACATTCTACCCATTGTACTCTAGTATCCTCTTTTTTTTATACTGAAACAACTTTACAGAAGCACAGTATGATAAAAAATTTGACTATCTTTCTCACTGATTTTTGAATAGAAATGTGTCTCATCAGCTCAGAAGAACAATGAAGCCACAGCCACAAGGATGTACAAATCCTGTTTGAACTGCAGAGGATATCGCACTGAAATGGAGCATTCTGCAAATTATTATCTGAGGCTCTGTCAAGGTGGTGCTCTGTGATAGAATTGTGAGGCTGCACGTGTAGTGTACCATGGTTGAGTGAGGATTCAACCAAATCCCACCAATCCCCCAgcagggatgcatgataatgtCAGCACGTTATTGGCATTGACTGATATTGGttttaaaataaactatcagaattggccaacatTATCGGTATTGGCCAATatttgctttaaaatgaactatcacaATCAGCCaatatgctttttcttattttgcacgaTGTATGactattacatacattgaaaagcattctatttcatgtctccatctgctggtgggccatcatgataagagtatccatgcaaaatatgatgttaattccactacggAAGAGGCTTGAAGATCACTAAACTTaggtagagaaaaaaaatggatataCTGGTATCAGTAGATGTTTCATTTGAAttagttgttatatatcagcatattggatatcggcaaaaaatcccatatcatgcatccctagaaAATAATATCAGACCTTCCTCCTCGTCTGAACTTGGGCTGTTACCTATAATACCCAGTCCATTTATGCAGCAAGATGCTCCAGGTTCAAATATTGTGGACAATCAAGCAtgtattccttttttttaaaaaaacaaacaaattagtGACATGAGCAGCCATAGTGCTTGGTTACAATAAAAGTCTCAGAGGCAAAAGACTGATGACTGATGTCTAACAGAACACTACAGTGTAGCGTAACTCAATGACCATAAGTGTGACTGAGACACTAactcaatcaattcaatcaatcaattttatttataaagcccaatatcacaaatcaccatttgcctcacagggctttacagcatacgacatccctctgtccttaggaccctcactcACCTGATAGTGGATGATAATGTTTGGATCCCGACAAACCGGACAGGGGTTTCCACATATCTTGTCACCTCTCTACAGAGACAGAATCAGTGTTAATGTCACTTTACATGACAGATGTGATGCAAGGAACTGATGAAAGATGGATTAAAAGAGAAATATTACAATGCAGGTCTTGCGTGTCTTCTGTGGGGGGATGCCTCCTTTGTGGTTCCTCCTATACCCCACCCATACTGAATTGGTTCCATATCTCTCAATGTACTCTGTCAGGAGAAAGGAATATAAGTAAAACCAAGTATGTGGATACAAATGAGATTTAACTCTTTTAGGTACCTTCACTCTCCAGATAATCCCAGGGTCTGTCCTTGTAACGGCAGAGAACCTCGGCAGCCTGAGCAGCAACTTCATCCTGGAGTGATGTTGCTTTGCAGAAAAAGTGACTTGGAAGTCCGAATGGAGAGAGAGTGGGGCATGATCTCACAGGGAGCCTCTGCAGACAGGACTGGATGCAAAAGAAAATCATCTCACCACTGTATCATCACCTCATCCCCAACACCTTCAGCCAAATGTGACGGATGCATGAGACCCATTACTACATGGATGTATATGAGTCGGTCAACATGAAACGCACTTGGCTCCCTATAATGTTTGGCCTAACTTTAAAACTGCCGAAATGCTCTGAACCACTGGTCTTTGAATGCCGTGCTGCTGGGAGGGTAAGAAATGTAACGCTGAGCCGTCAGAATACAGTTTCCTGTGTTCTATACAGCGCGAATTATTGCCGAGAAGTTGTCATTTTCTAATTTAATCAAGTTTAGCGCAAGGGTAATTTTTACCGTAAGGTTACACGACATCTCATTGTACTCTCGGATACTGTGTTTCATCTGACTTCTCAGAACAAACTACTCACACATAAATTAATCGGGTAATGTGTATATCACAGCATAGTTACAAGAAATACCTGATACTGTCGTAATGGATGCGAAATTGAAGGCGACACACGGCACAAAACCTTAACGATGCCTTGGAAGGAGGCCGCCATTTTCATTCAGTGGGGGTGAAGGTGAAAGGTAAAAGTTCAAGCGATAATTCAGTAAATatcgttttattttattttattttatttcaaaattttAACAATACCAATTGCTTTATATTGTGTGTAAAACaacaatttgtattttttttactctgttggTCATAGATGATTGTTAAAATGTTGCGTTCTGGGTGACTGGTGCATGTGACCATCCCAACCAGGACAGACAAACCAATCGCCATTTTTAAGAAATATTATTAActacatttataaataaaataatgactaCAACCCAATTACGTCAATACCATTTGTTAGTGTTCTTTAATACATAATCAATAATGCAAATACACTCAACTTTTAATGAAAATCTGGGGAACAATTCAATGTAACAGTTTCCAAAATGTGTAATACGCCATTATGCCCTTCACTGGGCAGAGAAAGACACATGTCCACCATTTTGTTACAGCgaaaactgagaaaaacatTGGCCGTGACGTAAAAAACGTCACTAAGTATAAAAGCCAAGTCCGTCCTCTTCGACCTCATTCCTGGATTTGTTCAGAGGTAAGTCATGTCAGTAAGACAGGAAGTGTTATTGTCAAGATTTTGTCCGTCTAACATGTGAAATTACtacagtatgtcttcaaaaatcaaCAAAGTACTTGAATAACTACGAAGGACGACGAAATTTGTCAAGACttgaaattaaatgtgtgtttgttgtgtgttttgcaggTATGAATTTGCTTTGCCGAAGACTGAAGCGTCGAGGACTTTGAACAACTCTACtcacattcatatttttttcttcaagtaATGGACATTTGACTACTATTTTTGCCTCCAGTTTGTTCCTGAAGgaaaggctaacgttagcttttagCTATCACAGCCCCACCCATAAGAACTCTTTCAGTTGATATTAAAACCATGAAGGTTGACGATATAAAATTTATGAAATAAGAGATATAAGTGCCTGAAAAGCACACTCTATTACACCCGAGACGCTGAGGATCTATAGTATCAATAGTAAGTTGACTTTGAAGTTAAATTGATTCGAGATCAATTAAATGAAAATGGTTGTAGATgataagctaactagctagttAGCTGGCACCGTCAATTAGCTTGGTTCTTGGCAAATAATTTGGGTATAAGCAATGTTATAGTATGAGCTCACACAGGAAAGTAGACGGAGGCACAAGGCTCCgtttctttgtgtgtgagaCGGAATGGACGAGTTGtacaaataaaactaaatactGAGTAAATTCGTAAAATAACCATAAGCAATCTATTCATAAAGATTGCCGTAGGCATAATTGTTAGAAAGCAAATTCCAGCTCATGAAGTCGGACTTTTTGCCTGCCAGACTTGTTTTGTAGGGGCTGCTCCACGGAACGAACACCCACCGCAATCTATACATAAAGATTGCGTTAGCATGAGGATTGTGGACATACTTAATGAAGCACTGTGTGTTGATATTTCGGTAATTAAAACACAGGGACTTCCCGAAAGCACGCATCATGTACTCGGCAATCTGTGGATAAAGATTGCAGGATGACTCAAGCGAAGTGGTCTTGCGAAGCACTAACAGTCGGGATTGGCAATATGGTGGACGGGTTGTGGTTTGCCTTTCGTCCTCGGACAGCTCCGGGGGCTAGACGTGTTCTCGGAGCAACATTTGGGAGTTCTTTCAAAactgaaatgctgaaaaaaagtaGACTGATGTCCATCGCATTTTCTGACTGCAATTCGCGTAAGATTCAGTAGATATGTGGTGCTCGTCGACTTGCTTTCCACTCAGCCTGCACGGTCTTAACAAGAAGAGCCATTGTTGCTTGTGTAGGGATTGGTTTGCCGTCGTCGAAGTGGTTAACGGAGGGAGGGCCCTGATTAGTAGCCAGTCTCCAGCTCCCTCCCCTTTGACAAGCAACTTAGCCACAGGAGCAAGCTTGTTCTCAGCTATGACACATGTCAGGTTCAGCGCAAGCCTTTTATAGGCTGCATGAGCTGCTCTTATATAACCGAGGGCGTTTTACATTgctatttgattagttttgttTGGTGTTGATGAATATGTCTTGTTGCCTTAGTCATAGTCAAGTCTGTTGTTGCACagatatgtgtgagtgtgtgtgtgtatatatatatacatacacatatatttatttatttatatatgtatatgtgtgtgtgtatgtatgtatatgtgtgtgtgtgtatatatatatatatatatatatatatgtgtatgtgtatatatgtatatgtatgtgtatatatatatatatatatatatatatatatatatgcacacacatatacatatacatacatacatatacatgtatatgtatatatctatGTAGTAGAATGCTTGGTCATTGAGTACATTCCTATTTTGTTTTACAATAATGTATCAGTGATACACAGAATGACAATGCACAAATAATGTTCTTTCCCCCACTGAACCAGGAACCAGGGGCATGTTTTAACACTGattttgtgtatatgtgtaacAATTGTGACATTTACAGGAATTGGGTTATTTGCAGTGTTGTGGAGGTCTGAGACTTTATAAAACTTCTACTACAACAGTTACACGGGTAAGACCTAACTGATTCCTCACATCATGACATTTCCAATGAATTGATTTCCAACAGGGTTGCCGGTTGTGTACTTGAGTTGATAAATTGGCACGAAAACAGTTtcatcataaaatatataacatagaA carries:
- the mrps18b gene encoding small ribosomal subunit protein mS40 → MKMAASFQGIVKVLCRVSPSISHPLRQYQSCLQRLPVRSCPTLSPFGLPSHFFCKATSLQDEVAAQAAEVLCRYKDRPWDYLESEEYIERYGTNSVWVGYRRNHKGGIPPQKTRKTCIRGDKICGNPCPVCRDPNIIIHYQNVKLLQQFISPHSGMVYDPTLTGVCMKQQKKLHETINTARDHGLLPFQIPYVEFSGEDYSNTHDAVGSTPPPHSLTSGDTWYKWYSEITPDETEVAKVKKTYKAYLK